The following proteins are co-located in the Takifugu flavidus isolate HTHZ2018 chromosome 16, ASM371156v2, whole genome shotgun sequence genome:
- the dcaf5 gene encoding DDB1- and CUL4-associated factor 5, which produces MKELNGCGMRSSVGFLSRRELTGEPLIKEDFQRRRLAGCTSLYKKDMLGHFGCVNAIEFSNNGGEWLVSGGDDRRVLLWQMEKAIHGRSKPVKLKGEHRSNIFCLAFDSSNTKVFSGGNDEQVILHDVERGETLNVFLHIDAVYSLSVNPVNDNVFASSSDDGRVLIWDTRGPPNAEPFCLAIYPSAFHSVMFNPVEPRLIATANSKEGVGLWDIRKPRSSLLRYGGSMSLQSAMSVRFNSAGTQLLALRRRLPPVLYELHSRLPSFQFDNQGYFNSCTMKSCCFAGDRDQYILSGSDDFNLYMWKIPKDPEAGGPGRVVNGAFMVLKGHRSIVNQVRFNPHSYMICSSGVEKVIKLWSPYRQPDSLGDLEGLVEEKSRSLYTHEEYISLVLNSGSGLSHDYVSQSIQEDPRMMAFFDSLVRREIEGWSSDSDSDLSEAIMQLHARGRRAARETVATAAAAAAPGSSQQSDSDNSSSSSLAGADVSGGEAAAEEGAGPRRRGRRQRHHSGFLDNDDSDSSEFWLDPMPRPRSPSPRDNSTLSSPTTSPSLPAGASSSSTSTSSSSSDDEERRSEVRRRNVMRRRCMHVLSRAGERPESVQALFSAVDSCSYPSISVDDLSTSSSDEERDSLRIKPGSGRDDNTCLSPSQFVCLSPEMSPESQQNQDGGGGTERDRTPEKEPALDGSEGEEACSGSGSPRSDAQNRHGRGVNGQHRTETPCVGESLAASSDTEGETAVTLEDTRPQRDKGLVQKRTRVGSEEEEPSSEKKLKA; this is translated from the exons ATGAAGGAGCTGAATGGCTGCGGTATGCGCTCCTCAGTGGGCTTTCTGTCCCGCAGAGAGCTCACTGGGGAGCCGCTCATCAAGGAGGACTTCCAAAGGCGACGGCTGGCGGGCTGCACCAGCCTGTACAAGAAAGACATGCTCGGGCACTTCGGCTGCGTCAACGCCATTGAGTTCTCCAACAACGGCGGGGAATGGCTGGTGTCTG GGGGAGACGATCGCCGCGTGCTCCTGTGGCAAATGGAAAAAGCCATCCACGGGCGGTCCAAGCCGGTGAAGCTGAAGGGAGAACACCGCTCCAACATCTTCTGCCTGGCCTttgacagcagcaacaccaaGGTCTTCTCCGGGG gaAACGACGAGCAGGTGATCCTTCACGACGTGGAGAG AGGAGAAACTCTGAACGTGTTCCTGCACATCGACGCCGTCTACAGTTTGTCCGTCAACCCGGTCAACGACAACGTCTTCGCCAGCTCTTCCGACGACGGCCGCGTTCTCATCTGGGACACCCGCGGCCCCCCGAACGCCG AGCCGTTTTGTTTGGCCATCTACCCTTCGGCCTTCCACAGTGTGATGTTTAACCCCGTGGAGCCCAGGCTGATCGCCACGGCCAACTCCAAGGAGGGAGTGGGATTATGGGACATCCGCAAACCTCGCAG CTCCCTGCTGCGTTACGGAGGAAGCATGTCGCTGCAGAGCGCCATGAGCGTGCGCTTCAACAGCGCCGGCACCCAGCTGCTGGCGCTGCGGCGCCGCCTGCCGCCCGTCCTGTACGAGCTGCACTCGCGCCTGCCGAGCTTCCAGTTCGACAACCAGGGCTACTTCAACTCCTGCACCatgaagagctgctgcttcgCTGGAGACAGGGACCAG TACATCTTGTCTGGGTCCGACGACTTCAACCTTTACATGTGGAAAATCCCTAAAGACCCGGAAGCAG GGGGCCCCGGCCGCGTGGTGAACGGTGCGTTCATGGTCCTGAAGGGTCATCGCTCCATCGTGAACCAGGTCCGCTTCAACCCCCACAGCTACATGATCTGCTCCTCCGGCGTGGAGAAAGTGATTAAG ctgtggagcCCCTACAGGCAGCCCGACAGCCTGGGCGACCTGGAGGGCCTGGTGGAGGAGAAGTCCCGCAGCCTGTACACCCACGAGGAGTACATCAGCCTGGTGCTGAACAGCGGCAGCGGCCTGTCCCACGACTACGTCAGCCAGTCCATCCAGGAGGACCCCCGCATGATGGCGTTCTTTGACTCGCTGGTGCGTCGAGAGATCGAGGGCTGGAGCTCGGACTCCGACAGCGACCTGAGCGAGGCCATCATGCAGCTGCACGCCCGCGGGCGCCGCGCGGCCCGGGAGACGGTGGcgaccgccgccgccgccgccgcgccgggTTCTAGTCAGCAAAGCGACTCCGACAACTCGTCGTCCTCGTCTCTGGCTGGGGCCGATGTCTCCGGAGGGGAAGCGGCggcagaggagggggcggggccaaggaGGCGGGGCCGCCGTCAGAGGCATCACTCGGGCTTCCTGGACAACGACGACTCGGACTCCAGCGAGTTCTGGCTCGACCCGATGCCCCGGCCTCGATCCCCGAGCCCGAGAGACAACTCCACCCTGTCCAGCCCCACCACCTCGCCCTCGCTCCCCGCGGgcgcctccagctcctccacgtccacctccagctccagcagcgacGACGAGGAGCGGCGCAGCGAAGTCAGGCGGCGCAACGTGATGAGGAGGCGCTGCATGCACGTGCTGTCCAGAGCGGGGGAGCGACCCGAGTCCGTGCAGGCGCTGTTTTCAGCCGTGGACTCCTGCAGCTACCCGTCGATATCCGTGGACGATTTGTCCACGTCGTCCTCAGATGAGGAACGAGACTCTCTCAGAATCAAACCCGGCAGCGGCAGAGACGACAACACGTGTCTCAGCCCGTCTCAGTTTGTGTGTCTGAGCCCAGAAATGTCCCCCGAGagtcagcagaaccaggacgGAGGCGGCGGGACCGAGCGGGACAGAACTCCAGAGAAGGAACCGGCCCTGGACGGCTCCGAGGGCGAGGAGGCCTGCAGCGGCTCGGGATCACCCCGGAGCGACGCCCAGAACCGGCACGGCCGCGGGGTGAACGGACAGCACCGGACTGAGACGCCGTGCGTGGGTGAGAGCCTCGCCGCGTCCTCTGACACCGAGGGGGAGACGGCCGTCACGCTGGAGGACACGAGGCCGCAGAGGGACAAAGGCCTGGTTCAGAAACGGACTCGCGTGggttcagaggaggaagagccgagCTCAGAGAAGAAGCTCAAAGCCTGA